The DNA region CGTAGCGGATCTCCCGCTGATGTCTGCTGCTGGTCAACAATCCCGCACGCTTCAGGATCGCGAGATGTCCCGAGAGGGTTGAGGGTTTGGCATCGAGGCGTTCTGCCACCTGTAGGGCTGGCACCCCCTCCGGCGCCTCGCGCACCAGCAGTTGGAACACCGCCAACCGGGTCGGATGCGCAAGGGCTGCGAAGGCGTCGATGGCGGTATCCTGGTTCATATTTCGATAATGCCCGAAATATCGACGCTTGACCAGAGGTCGTGGATGCCGTAACCAAACGTCAATTCGGCAATAGTCGAAATGAAGGGAGCCCATGTCCGGCACGCTGATCACATCTGACGTCGATGTCGACGCGCACGGCAAACAGCAGGCCTACCTGCGGGTACCGCATTCGGTCCATCGCTCGGCCTATGGCTGGATCCCGGTTCCGATTGCGGTGATCCGAAACGGCGACGGCCCGACGCTGGTGATCTCGGCCGGGGTGCATGGCGATGAGTATGAGGGTCAGATCGCGGTGGCGACCCTGATCCGCACCCTTGATGCCACCGATATTCGTGGGCGGCTGATCCTGTTGCCGATGGTGAACGTCCCGGCGGCAGAGGCGGGTTGCCGGACGTCTCCCATCGACGCCGGTAACCTCAACCGGCTTTATCCGGGTGATCCAAAGGGCATGCCGTCCCAGATGATCGCGCATTTCCATGAAGAGGTGATCCTGCCGCTGGCCGATTATGCCGTTGATCTGCATTCGGGCGGGTCGTCCCTGATCTATCCGGCGACGGTGATGCGCGGGCCGTCCCATTCGCCGCAGGAAGAGGATGGCCTTGCCACGTTGGTCGACGCGTTCGATCTTCCCTATACATGGGTCTTCCAGGGCGGCGGCGGGCGCGACAGCACGGCGCGAACAGCCATGGGGGCGGCCAATCGAAAAGGTGTGATCAATGTGATGGCCGAATTGGGCGGGGCAGGGTGCGTGACGCCCGATGTCCTGCATCGCACAGAGCGCGGGCTGCGACGGATCCTGCACGCGGTGGGCATGCTGCCGGGCTATGTCCCGGATGGCGCCCAGGGAACACGGGCTGTGAGCGTCCAAGGGTCTGTCTATGCCTTCGAGACGGGCGTGTTTGAGCCGCTCAAGTCCATTGGTGGCGATGTCGTTAAAGGGGAGGCCGTGGCGCATATCCATCACCCCGAAACCCCCGGGAAAGCCCCAGACGTCGTCCTGTCACCTCATGCCGGGATGGTGCTGGCCATGCGGGCTATGGCGCAGGTCCGGCGCGGGGACGCGCTTTATCAGATCGCTGCGGATGCAGGTTGATATGAACTTGCAGCGGGTCATTCGGGACGGCGCGTCTGTGGCTGGCCGGGTCGGTCTCGCTAATGGGCTGGCCGCACTCCGGCGGGCCATGACTTTGCGCGGACACGCCCCCGATACATGCCGCACGACCGGACTGGCCCGGCTTTCGATGCTTACGGAGGATCACCGATGACGCTCGATCGCCGCCTGATGGCTGAATGGCTTGGCACCTTTTCGCTTCTGGCCACGGTCATCGGCTCAGGCATCATGGCAGACCGGCTGGCCGACGGGAACGTGGCCATCGCCCTTTTGGGCAACACGATCCCGACCGGCGCGATCCTTGTTGTGTTGATCACCGTCTTCGGCCCGATCTCCGGCGCGCATTTCAACCCGGCCGTAACGCTGTCCTTCGCGCTGCGACGCGAGATCACGCCGGGGGATGCCGGGCTTTATGTCGCCGTGCAGGTCTTTGGCGGCATCGTGGGTGTTTTGGCGGCCCATGTGATGTTTGAACACCCATTGCTCGACCCCTCGACCACCGCCCGCACGGGGCTAGGCCAATGGGCTGCAGAATTCGTGGCAACCTTCGGCCTTGTTGGCACCATCCTCGCTTGCCTGAAGGCGCGACCACAGGCGGTGCCGATGGCGGTCGGGCTCTATATTACGGCGGCCTATTGGTTCACATCGTCGACTTCCTTCGCGAACCCCGCCGTCACCATCGCGCGCGGGTTCTCGGACACATTTGCCGGGATCGCGCCCGCAGATGTCGCGGCGTTTATTGCCGTGCAACTGGTCGCGGCTGTCCTCGCGACCTGGTTTTTCGGCTGGTTGCTAAATGAAACAGAGGAGGACGTCGCATGAGTATCGTCATTCATCACAATCCTGGCTGCGGGACGTCGCGCAACGCGCTCAGTATCCTCCGCGCATCGGGGGTCGAGCCTGTTGTTGTGGAGTATCTGGAGACGGGCTGGACAAAGTCGCAATTGCAGGGCCTGTTCGCCGCCGCAGGGCTGACGGCGCGCGAGGCATTGCGTGTATCGAACTCTCCTGCGGCGGAATTGGGGATGTTGGAGGAGGGCGTGACAGAGGATGCGCTGCTCACGGCGATGATCGCCCATCCGGTGTTGGTCAATCGACCCATCATCTGCACCGCGAAGGGCGTGCGGCTCTGCCGTCCGTCCGCGCGCGTCCTTGACCTGTTGGACGAGGTGCCGACCGGCGCGGTTTACGCGGACGACGGCGAAATGATACTGAATGAGAAGGGGGCGCCGGTTGTCTGATCTGCCGCAACTTGACGTCGAACATCTGCATCGAATTGATCTGGAACGGCTTTTGCCAAGCGAGCCGAAAGGGCCGGCCCGGCATGCGCCGCGCATCCTGCTGCTTTATGGGTCGCTGCGGGACCGCTCGTTCAGCCGGTTGATGACGGAGGAGGCGGCCCGGGTGTTGCACGTGTTGGGGGCCGAGACCCGAACCTTCGACCCTTCTGGCCTGCCGCTGCCCGATGCCGCGAGCGCGGATCATCCCAAGGTGCAGGACCTGCGCGACCTCGTCACCTGGAGCGAGGGCATGGTCTGGTGCTCGCCCGAGCGGCATGGCGCAATGACCGGCATCATGAAGGCGCAGATTGACTGGATCCCGCTGTCCATCGGCGCGGTCCGACCCACCCAGGGCAAAACGCTTGCGGTTATGCAGGTCAACGGAGGGTCCCAAAGCTTCAACGCTGTCAATCAGTTACGCATCCTGGGGCGCTGGATGCGCTGCCTGACGATCCCGAACCAATCCTCGGTCCCGAAGGCGTTCCAGCAGTTTGGGGATGACGACCGCATGAAGCCGTCCGCGTACTACGACCGGATGGTCGACGTGATGGAGGAGCTGGTGAAACTCACGCAGCTGACCCGCGATGTGTCCCCCTACCTCGTCGACCGCTACAGTGAGCGCAAAGAGACCGGAGAAGCCCTGATCGCACGCGTCAACCGGACGGCGACGTAACGCGGCCCGCAGTGCCTCCGCGGTCGCGCCTTCCACAGGCTGCAATGCGTTGGGTGATTGCGGCCACGGGCTGCAACATGGGTTCGGCTGTGACGTTGTGTGTTTTGCAAGACCTGGCGGGCCGTTGGATTGATCTGGTTTGGCATGGCCGCGCGCGGACGTCCGGGATCTGGTCTGCCGTTTCGAAGGGCCAAGGGGATGGACCAGCGGGCCTAATCGGCAACCGATGTTGGCAACATCCTGTTCCCTTGAACCGGGCGAGGGTCATTCGGGTGATCGGACCCTCCACCGCCATTGCAACGCTAGATGCCATGGTCCGGCTCGTCGCGAGCGATGAGGCGCCTAGGTGCGACATGGATCGTGCCATGCAGGTCCCGCCGTGACGCGCCCATGTGGATGTCGTCATGGCGGCGGCGGATCCCATTCGCGCGGGGGCGAGCAGTCAAGCTCAGCAAAGATGTGCCATCTGTTTCCATCCCGATGCCGTTTCCGAATTCTTGCTATTGCCTGCCCATTCACCGCTGACTAACATGCTA from Jannaschia sp. CCS1 includes:
- the arsH gene encoding arsenical resistance protein ArsH — translated: MRRGRRLSDLPQLDVEHLHRIDLERLLPSEPKGPARHAPRILLLYGSLRDRSFSRLMTEEAARVLHVLGAETRTFDPSGLPLPDAASADHPKVQDLRDLVTWSEGMVWCSPERHGAMTGIMKAQIDWIPLSIGAVRPTQGKTLAVMQVNGGSQSFNAVNQLRILGRWMRCLTIPNQSSVPKAFQQFGDDDRMKPSAYYDRMVDVMEELVKLTQLTRDVSPYLVDRYSERKETGEALIARVNRTAT
- a CDS encoding aquaporin, translating into MTLDRRLMAEWLGTFSLLATVIGSGIMADRLADGNVAIALLGNTIPTGAILVVLITVFGPISGAHFNPAVTLSFALRREITPGDAGLYVAVQVFGGIVGVLAAHVMFEHPLLDPSTTARTGLGQWAAEFVATFGLVGTILACLKARPQAVPMAVGLYITAAYWFTSSTSFANPAVTIARGFSDTFAGIAPADVAAFIAVQLVAAVLATWFFGWLLNETEEDVA
- a CDS encoding ArsR/SmtB family transcription factor produces the protein MNQDTAIDAFAALAHPTRLAVFQLLVREAPEGVPALQVAERLDAKPSTLSGHLAILKRAGLLTSSRHQREIRYAANLSAINTLVAFLLSDCCGGRVQNCRDILTLLDREA
- a CDS encoding succinylglutamate desuccinylase/aspartoacylase family protein, whose amino-acid sequence is MSGTLITSDVDVDAHGKQQAYLRVPHSVHRSAYGWIPVPIAVIRNGDGPTLVISAGVHGDEYEGQIAVATLIRTLDATDIRGRLILLPMVNVPAAEAGCRTSPIDAGNLNRLYPGDPKGMPSQMIAHFHEEVILPLADYAVDLHSGGSSLIYPATVMRGPSHSPQEEDGLATLVDAFDLPYTWVFQGGGGRDSTARTAMGAANRKGVINVMAELGGAGCVTPDVLHRTERGLRRILHAVGMLPGYVPDGAQGTRAVSVQGSVYAFETGVFEPLKSIGGDVVKGEAVAHIHHPETPGKAPDVVLSPHAGMVLAMRAMAQVRRGDALYQIAADAG
- the arsC gene encoding arsenate reductase (glutaredoxin) (This arsenate reductase requires both glutathione and glutaredoxin to convert arsenate to arsenite, after which the efflux transporter formed by ArsA and ArsB can extrude the arsenite from the cell, providing resistance.), encoding MSIVIHHNPGCGTSRNALSILRASGVEPVVVEYLETGWTKSQLQGLFAAAGLTAREALRVSNSPAAELGMLEEGVTEDALLTAMIAHPVLVNRPIICTAKGVRLCRPSARVLDLLDEVPTGAVYADDGEMILNEKGAPVV